A single Dermacentor variabilis isolate Ectoservices chromosome 9, ASM5094787v1, whole genome shotgun sequence DNA region contains:
- the LOC142557853 gene encoding uncharacterized protein LOC142557853 isoform X2, whose translation MSHPSLVFGARMASSKVPYQLIFLVTHPADRRTDQPVLQCTAKLGLLPRGLNCAAGDDICRWKRCADDEVESQACVVPMLILSRCGSGRLAARGQRTQSEEVMRQMRSSRLGRELPVASSCVRC comes from the exons ATGTCACATCCGTCTTTGGTTTTTGGCGCCAGAATGGCAAGCTCAAAG gttccttaccagcttattttccttgtgacgcaTCCCGCGGACCGCCGCACCGATCAGCCAGTGCTACAGTGTACTG ccaagctcggactgctacctcgaggattaaactgtgctgctggtgatgatatatgcagatggaaaagatgtgcagatgatgaagttgaaagtcaggcatgtgttgtgcccatgctaattctctctcgctgtggaagcggccgcCTGGCAGCAC GTGGCCAAAGAACGCAATCGGAAGAGGTGATGAGACAAATGCGTTCTTCGAGGTTAGGAAGAGAACTGCCAGTGGCATCCAGTTGTGTGAGGTGCTGA
- the LOC142557853 gene encoding uncharacterized protein LOC142557853 isoform X3, translating into MSHLFFVFRVRDVTSVFGFWRQNGKLKGSLPAYFPCDASRGPPHRSASATVYWKPSSGAVYSKHMLRARREPAPYLHQQEPRCSK; encoded by the exons atgtcgcatttattctttgtttttcgcgTCCGTGATGTCACATCCGTCTTTGGTTTTTGGCGCCAGAATGGCAAGCTCAAAG gttccttaccagcttattttccttgtgacgcaTCCCGCGGACCGCCGCACCGATCAGCCAGTGCTACAGTGTACTG gaagccatcatctggtgctgtgtacagcaagcacatgcttcgggcaaggagggagccagcaccatatctacatcagcaagaacctcggtgctcaaaataa
- the LOC142557853 gene encoding uncharacterized protein LOC142557853 isoform X1 produces the protein MSHPSLVFGARMASSKVPYQLIFLVTHPADRRTDQPVLQCTAKLGLLPRGLNCAAGDDICRWKRCADDEVESQACVVPMLILSRCGSGRLAARSHHLVLCTASTCFGQGGSQHHIYISKNLGAQNKHFLCK, from the exons ATGTCACATCCGTCTTTGGTTTTTGGCGCCAGAATGGCAAGCTCAAAG gttccttaccagcttattttccttgtgacgcaTCCCGCGGACCGCCGCACCGATCAGCCAGTGCTACAGTGTACTG ccaagctcggactgctacctcgaggattaaactgtgctgctggtgatgatatatgcagatggaaaagatgtgcagatgatgaagttgaaagtcaggcatgtgttgtgcccatgctaattctctctcgctgtggaagcggccgcCTGGCAGCAC gaagccatcatctggtgctgtgtacagcaagcacatgcttcgggcaaggagggagccagcaccatatctacatcagcaagaacctcggtgctcaaaataaacattttctgtgcaaataa